The following proteins come from a genomic window of Solwaraspora sp. WMMA2065:
- a CDS encoding TadA family conjugal transfer-associated ATPase, which translates to MTAGSARTGGSVAPAGWPGGAGVDEAVVAARVRERFIADGTSVTPASVVGAVRAEPGAALRGDAGLLRLADRVHGELAGAGPLSPLLADARVTDVLVNGTQVWVDRGAGLERAAVGVGSVDEVRRLAQRLAAACGRRLDDGCPYVDARLPDGTRLHAVLPPVAATGPYLSLRTFRQRPFQLAELVGNGMVDGPVAELLRAVVAGRLAYLITGGTGSGKTTLLNTLLGLVPADERIVMVEDAAELRPEHPHVVTLQARTANVEGVGSVGLGALVRQALRMRPDRLVVGECRGAEVVDLLAALNTGHDGGAGTLHANAASDVPARLEALGLLGGLPRAALHAQIAAAIQVVVQLRRFAGRRFVDAICLLTPHGPERLITVTPAWRRGAGPQPAGPALARLLIERGVPVPAVLDSRGRR; encoded by the coding sequence ATGACGGCCGGGTCGGCCCGTACGGGCGGTTCCGTCGCGCCGGCCGGGTGGCCCGGTGGTGCGGGTGTCGACGAGGCGGTGGTGGCGGCCCGGGTGCGGGAGCGGTTCATCGCGGACGGCACGTCGGTGACGCCGGCCTCGGTGGTCGGTGCGGTGCGGGCCGAGCCGGGGGCGGCGTTGCGAGGTGACGCCGGGTTGTTGCGGCTGGCCGACCGGGTACACGGTGAGTTGGCCGGGGCGGGGCCGCTGTCGCCGTTGCTGGCCGACGCTCGGGTGACCGACGTTTTGGTGAACGGCACCCAGGTGTGGGTGGACCGGGGTGCCGGGTTGGAGCGGGCGGCCGTGGGCGTCGGTTCCGTGGACGAGGTGCGTCGGTTGGCGCAGCGGCTGGCGGCGGCCTGCGGGCGTCGGCTCGATGACGGATGCCCGTACGTCGATGCCCGGTTGCCGGACGGTACCCGGTTGCACGCGGTGTTGCCGCCGGTGGCGGCGACGGGGCCGTACCTGTCGTTGCGGACGTTCCGGCAGCGTCCGTTCCAGTTGGCCGAGCTGGTGGGCAACGGCATGGTCGACGGCCCAGTGGCGGAGCTGCTGCGGGCGGTGGTGGCGGGGCGGCTGGCGTACCTGATCACGGGCGGCACGGGGTCGGGCAAGACGACCTTGTTGAACACGTTGCTCGGGCTGGTGCCGGCCGACGAGCGGATCGTGATGGTGGAGGACGCGGCCGAGTTGCGGCCGGAGCATCCGCATGTGGTGACGTTGCAGGCACGGACAGCCAACGTCGAGGGGGTCGGGTCGGTCGGGCTCGGTGCGTTGGTCCGGCAGGCGTTGCGGATGCGGCCGGACCGGCTGGTCGTCGGCGAATGCCGGGGCGCTGAGGTCGTCGACCTGCTGGCCGCGCTCAACACCGGCCACGACGGCGGCGCGGGCACCCTGCACGCGAACGCGGCCAGCGACGTGCCGGCCCGGCTGGAGGCGTTGGGGCTGCTCGGTGGGCTGCCCCGCGCCGCGTTGCACGCGCAGATCGCCGCCGCCATCCAGGTGGTCGTCCAGCTGCGCCGGTTCGCCGGGCGGCGATTCGTCGACGCGATCTGTCTGCTCACCCCGCACGGGCCGGAGCGGCTGATCACGGTCACCCCCGCTTGGCGGCGCGGGGCCGGCCCGCAGCCGGCCGGCCCGGCCCTGGCCAGGTTGCTCATCGAACGCGGCGTACCGGTGCCGGCGGTGCTCGACAGCCGGGGGCGACGGTGA
- a CDS encoding helix-turn-helix transcriptional regulator: protein MTLRRLREQAGLSSTEAARQVDHDGSWLSRIETAEVRPHPNDVRALLGLYGVAGEQAEAVIAVARQARQRGWWQRYSEVLPEWFVTYVGMESEASVIRSYQCQMVPGILQTEEYARAAFRGAPIPMRDSELEQQVALRMDRQSILGTDDQPILRMILDEAAVRRMVGGPRVLRAQLDRLITECDRTRVQIQILPFGAGAGFDGSFVILDFPPIPEPFPESAEDRLVYVGTLTGALYLEQPAEVAAYLAAFEQLAAEALPPTASRDTLVRIASDLAT, encoded by the coding sequence ATGACGCTCCGACGTCTGCGGGAGCAGGCAGGTCTCTCGTCGACCGAGGCTGCCCGGCAGGTCGATCATGACGGGAGTTGGCTGTCCCGCATCGAAACCGCCGAGGTCCGGCCGCATCCGAACGACGTGCGGGCGCTTCTTGGGCTCTACGGCGTCGCCGGTGAGCAGGCTGAGGCTGTTATCGCTGTCGCCCGACAAGCCCGGCAGCGCGGCTGGTGGCAGCGCTACAGCGAGGTGCTACCTGAGTGGTTCGTGACCTACGTCGGCATGGAGTCCGAAGCGTCGGTCATCCGGTCCTACCAGTGCCAGATGGTTCCAGGCATTCTGCAGACCGAGGAGTACGCACGGGCGGCGTTCCGGGGCGCGCCGATCCCGATGCGCGACAGTGAGCTCGAACAACAGGTCGCGCTGCGGATGGACCGGCAGTCCATCCTGGGCACAGACGACCAGCCGATTCTGCGGATGATCCTCGACGAGGCAGCGGTACGGCGGATGGTCGGCGGGCCGCGTGTGCTTCGGGCGCAGCTCGACCGCTTGATCACGGAGTGTGACCGGACCCGAGTGCAGATTCAGATCCTGCCGTTCGGGGCCGGCGCTGGTTTCGACGGCAGCTTCGTCATCCTTGACTTCCCGCCGATACCCGAGCCCTTTCCTGAATCGGCCGAGGATCGGCTGGTCTACGTCGGCACCCTCACCGGCGCGCTCTACCTGGAGCAACCGGCCGAGGTTGCCGCTTACTTGGCCGCGTTTGAGCAGCTCGCCGCCGAGGCTCTGCCGCCAACGGCCTCCCGCGATACCTTGGTTAGGATCGCCAGCGATCTGGCGACCTAG
- a CDS encoding DUF397 domain-containing protein, protein MWRKSTRSGSSGDCVEARRSDRAAQVRDSKDQAGPVLSFTADTWTGFVQGIKLGQFDHR, encoded by the coding sequence GTGTGGCGCAAGAGCACCCGGTCTGGTTCCTCCGGTGACTGTGTAGAAGCTCGGCGCAGCGACCGTGCCGCCCAGGTCCGCGACAGCAAGGACCAGGCCGGACCGGTGCTGTCGTTCACCGCCGATACCTGGACCGGCTTCGTCCAGGGGATCAAGCTCGGCCAGTTCGACCACCGCTGA
- a CDS encoding helix-turn-helix transcriptional regulator, with protein MNLSDLKTSAQVHDEQRHDPEFCSEWDRTAFANDVALRILRYRQEHGLTQAGLAREVGMTQSVIARLESGDQPPSIATLVKLSKGTGMDFNIKVSGGAVEFIAA; from the coding sequence ATGAACCTGTCCGATCTGAAGACCTCGGCCCAAGTCCACGACGAGCAGCGCCACGACCCAGAGTTTTGCTCGGAGTGGGACCGCACCGCGTTCGCCAACGACGTCGCGCTGCGAATCTTGCGCTACCGCCAGGAACATGGCCTCACCCAGGCGGGTCTTGCCCGCGAGGTCGGGATGACTCAGTCGGTGATCGCGCGCCTTGAGTCGGGCGATCAGCCTCCGTCGATCGCGACCCTGGTCAAGCTGTCGAAGGGCACAGGCATGGATTTCAATATCAAGGTCAGCGGCGGTGCTGTCGAGTTCATCGCAGCCTAA
- the ssd gene encoding septum site-determining protein Ssd: MPPRTSIAAPRRLPLVVTADERLLDDLLRLAALAGTDVDLAADPVAARSRQAAAPFVLVGADQADAYLRARMPRRPRLVLVGRADQDQPWQVAELLGAEHVAILPAAEPWLVDRLTDNGGTDKPAAAVIGVIGGRGGAGASVLAGALSVTAARLGLRSLLVDADPLGGGLDLVLGWEQIDGLRWPALADSDGRIDPSALAGALPCRGDLGLLSWDRGEPLPLPAATMTAALDAARRERDVVVVDLPRRPDEAAIAAMHATDRVLVLVPAELRATAATARVITDIQPHCTDLSLVVRGPAPGRLRAREIGRTLGLPVTGVLQPEPRVSRGLERGDAPGSSGRGPLAELCQRVVAGLVDRAAAAS; this comes from the coding sequence ATGCCGCCGCGCACCAGTATCGCCGCACCCCGCCGGCTGCCACTGGTCGTCACCGCCGACGAACGACTGCTCGACGACCTGCTGCGCCTCGCGGCGCTCGCCGGCACCGACGTCGACCTGGCTGCCGACCCGGTCGCCGCCCGGTCCCGGCAGGCCGCCGCCCCGTTCGTCCTGGTCGGTGCCGACCAGGCGGACGCCTACCTGCGGGCCAGGATGCCCCGCCGACCCCGGCTGGTCCTGGTCGGCCGGGCCGACCAGGACCAGCCCTGGCAGGTCGCCGAGCTGCTCGGTGCCGAGCATGTCGCGATCCTGCCGGCGGCGGAGCCGTGGCTGGTCGACCGCCTCACCGACAACGGCGGCACCGACAAGCCGGCCGCAGCTGTCATCGGGGTGATCGGCGGCCGGGGCGGGGCCGGCGCCAGCGTGCTGGCCGGTGCCCTGTCGGTCACCGCCGCCCGGCTCGGGCTGCGCAGCCTGCTGGTCGACGCCGACCCGCTCGGCGGCGGCCTCGATCTGGTCCTCGGCTGGGAGCAGATCGACGGCCTACGCTGGCCGGCGCTCGCCGACAGCGACGGCCGGATCGACCCGTCGGCGCTGGCCGGCGCGCTGCCCTGCCGGGGCGACCTCGGGCTGCTCTCCTGGGACCGGGGCGAACCGCTACCGCTGCCCGCCGCCACGATGACCGCCGCCCTCGACGCGGCCCGGCGGGAGCGGGACGTGGTCGTCGTCGACCTGCCCCGCCGGCCCGACGAAGCAGCGATCGCCGCGATGCACGCCACCGACCGGGTGCTGGTGCTGGTCCCGGCCGAGTTGCGGGCCACGGCGGCGACCGCCCGGGTGATCACCGACATCCAACCGCACTGCACCGACCTGTCGCTGGTCGTGCGCGGGCCGGCCCCGGGCCGGCTGCGGGCCCGGGAGATCGGGCGGACCCTGGGGCTGCCGGTGACCGGGGTGCTGCAACCTGAGCCACGAGTCAGCCGAGGGCTGGAGCGCGGTGACGCTCCGGGTTCCTCGGGCCGGGGTCCGTTGGCCGAGTTGTGTCAGCGGGTCGTCGCCGGCCTGGTCGATCGCGCGGCGGCAGCGTCGTGA
- a CDS encoding HAD-IB family hydrolase has product MGRSAAFFDLDKTVIAKSSALAFGRPFYRDGLITRRDVVKSAYAQLMFRLGGSDEQTMARTRDYLAALCKGWQVEQVRQIVAETLHELINPYVYAEAAALIEEHQNAGRDVVLVSASGEEMVRPIGELLGVTDVIATRMAVENGRYSGEIEFYAAGAAKVTGVTELAEQRGYDLAECYAYSDSVTDVPMLECVGHPTVVNPDRQLRKLATEQGWPVLAFRHPIPLGRRLRERPAVPVAAAALSVGVGVAIGIAWYGRHRRTKTASA; this is encoded by the coding sequence GTGGGCCGCAGCGCCGCTTTTTTTGATCTCGACAAGACTGTCATCGCCAAGTCCAGCGCCTTGGCGTTCGGCCGGCCGTTCTACCGCGACGGGCTGATCACCAGGCGGGACGTGGTCAAGTCGGCGTACGCCCAGCTGATGTTCCGGCTCGGCGGCTCCGACGAACAGACCATGGCCCGCACCCGCGACTACCTGGCCGCGCTGTGCAAGGGCTGGCAGGTGGAGCAGGTCCGGCAGATCGTCGCGGAGACGTTGCACGAGCTGATCAACCCGTACGTCTACGCCGAGGCGGCGGCGCTGATCGAGGAGCACCAGAACGCCGGTCGGGACGTGGTGCTGGTCTCCGCGTCGGGCGAGGAGATGGTACGCCCGATCGGCGAACTACTCGGCGTCACCGACGTGATCGCCACCCGGATGGCCGTGGAGAACGGCCGGTACAGCGGAGAAATCGAGTTCTACGCGGCTGGGGCTGCCAAGGTTACCGGCGTCACCGAGCTCGCTGAGCAGCGCGGGTACGACCTTGCCGAGTGCTACGCCTACTCCGACTCGGTCACCGACGTACCCATGCTCGAATGCGTCGGGCACCCGACGGTGGTCAACCCGGACCGCCAGCTCCGCAAGCTCGCCACCGAGCAGGGCTGGCCGGTCCTCGCCTTCCGCCACCCGATCCCGCTCGGCCGCAGGTTGCGGGAGCGGCCGGCGGTCCCGGTGGCGGCCGCCGCGTTGAGCGTCGGGGTCGGGGTCGCGATCGGCATCGCCTGGTACGGCCGGCACCGCCGGACAAAGACAGCCTCGGCCTGA
- a CDS encoding oxidoreductase, with protein MTETDPLAPLLDLADVAPALDRAREQVDAALRHRALRRHGGAVAAEISLRSAVASAALDGYDHPVADVRAGTVTDPVVQGALRVAEAVPTLADRWPRTPRQVLARLHVLAARGLVPADQLGRPVARPDVTPQSGVAPGPDVVQGPDVALRLDGVCALVGGGTSVPALLLAAVVHAELLALRPFAGPGGVVARAAARLTLVAAGTDPRGLLAVEVGHHERQPEYVGSAGAFATGTPDGVRSWLRHYLTAVELGAQELTRVADEVLANA; from the coding sequence ATGACCGAGACCGACCCCCTGGCCCCGCTGCTCGACCTCGCCGACGTGGCACCCGCGCTGGACCGCGCCCGCGAGCAGGTCGACGCCGCGTTGCGGCACCGGGCGCTGCGCCGGCACGGCGGGGCGGTGGCGGCAGAGATCAGCCTCCGCTCGGCAGTCGCCAGTGCCGCGTTGGACGGGTACGACCATCCGGTCGCCGATGTACGCGCCGGGACGGTGACCGATCCGGTGGTGCAGGGGGCGCTGCGGGTGGCCGAGGCGGTTCCCACGCTGGCCGACCGCTGGCCCCGTACCCCCCGTCAGGTGCTGGCCCGGTTGCACGTGCTCGCCGCGCGCGGGCTGGTGCCGGCCGACCAGCTGGGTCGTCCGGTCGCCCGGCCTGACGTGACGCCGCAGTCAGGCGTGGCGCCGGGGCCGGATGTGGTGCAGGGGCCGGACGTGGCGCTACGGCTGGACGGGGTTTGCGCGCTGGTCGGCGGCGGCACCTCGGTGCCGGCGCTACTGCTGGCCGCCGTGGTGCACGCCGAGCTGCTCGCGTTGCGGCCGTTCGCCGGGCCGGGCGGGGTGGTGGCCCGGGCCGCCGCGCGGCTCACCCTGGTCGCGGCCGGCACGGACCCGCGTGGCCTGCTCGCCGTCGAGGTCGGCCACCACGAGCGGCAACCCGAGTACGTGGGTTCAGCCGGCGCCTTCGCGACTGGTACGCCAGACGGCGTCCGCTCCTGGCTGCGGCACTATCTGACCGCGGTCGAGCTGGGTGCCCAGGAGCTGACCCGGGTCGCCGACGAGGTGCTCGCCAACGCCTGA
- the acs gene encoding acetate--CoA ligase, whose product MSETLENLLQENRRFEPPAELAGAANVTAAAYDEAAADRLGFWADQARRLHWAKEWDQVLDWSNPPFAKWFVGGQLNVAYNCLDRHVAAGAGDRVAIHWEGEPGDTRTITYADLHRMTCQAANALTDLGVTAGDRVAIYLPMIPEAAVAMLACARIGATHNVVFGGFSVDALSGRVQDASAKVIITADGGYRRGKPSALKPTVDEAVAQCPSVERVLVVRRTGEEVTWTDKDHWWHETVEKASTEHEAQPFDAEQPLFILYTSGTTAKPKGILHTTGGYLTQASYTHHAVFDLKPEADVYWCTADIGWVTGHSYIVYGPLSNGATQLMYEGTPDTPNKGRFWELVQKYKVSILYTAPTLIRTMMKWGEDIPAGYDLSSLRLLGSVGEPINPEAWMWYREHIGGGRCPIVDTWWQTETGSIMISPLPGVTATKPGSAMTPLPGISADVVDDQAESVPDGGGGYLVLREPWPSMLRTIWGDDQRFIDTYWSRFDKMYFAGDGAKKDADGHVWLLGRVDDVMLVSGHNISTTEVESALVSHPSVAEAAVVGATDPTTGQAIVAFTIPRGSADIAGEAGEALIQELRNHVARTLGPIAKPRQIMLVPELPKTRSGKIMRRLLRDVAENRSLGDVTTLQDSTVMELISSGMQGGKSDDG is encoded by the coding sequence ATGAGCGAAACGCTGGAGAATCTACTTCAGGAGAATCGCCGGTTCGAGCCGCCCGCCGAGCTGGCCGGGGCGGCCAACGTCACTGCGGCCGCGTACGACGAGGCAGCCGCCGACCGGCTCGGCTTCTGGGCGGACCAGGCCCGCCGGCTGCACTGGGCCAAGGAGTGGGACCAGGTGTTGGACTGGTCGAACCCGCCGTTCGCCAAGTGGTTCGTCGGCGGTCAGCTCAACGTCGCGTACAACTGTCTGGACCGGCACGTCGCCGCCGGGGCCGGCGACCGGGTCGCCATCCACTGGGAGGGTGAGCCGGGCGACACCCGCACCATCACCTACGCCGACCTGCACCGGATGACCTGCCAGGCGGCGAACGCGCTGACCGACCTCGGTGTGACGGCGGGTGACCGGGTGGCGATCTACCTGCCGATGATCCCGGAGGCCGCGGTCGCGATGCTGGCCTGCGCCCGGATCGGCGCGACGCACAACGTCGTGTTCGGCGGCTTCTCGGTCGACGCGCTCTCCGGCCGGGTACAGGACGCCAGCGCCAAGGTGATCATCACCGCCGACGGCGGCTACCGGCGCGGCAAGCCCTCGGCCCTGAAGCCGACCGTCGACGAGGCGGTGGCCCAGTGCCCGTCGGTGGAGCGTGTCCTGGTGGTCCGGCGGACCGGCGAGGAGGTCACCTGGACCGACAAGGATCACTGGTGGCATGAGACGGTGGAGAAAGCGAGCACCGAACACGAGGCGCAGCCGTTCGACGCCGAGCAGCCGCTGTTCATCCTCTACACCAGCGGCACCACGGCCAAGCCCAAGGGCATCCTGCACACCACCGGCGGCTACCTCACCCAGGCGTCGTACACCCATCACGCGGTCTTCGACCTCAAGCCGGAGGCCGACGTCTACTGGTGCACCGCCGACATCGGCTGGGTCACCGGGCACTCGTACATCGTGTACGGTCCGCTGTCCAACGGCGCAACCCAGCTGATGTACGAGGGCACCCCGGACACCCCGAACAAGGGCCGGTTCTGGGAGCTCGTACAGAAGTACAAGGTGAGCATCCTCTACACCGCGCCGACGCTGATCCGCACCATGATGAAGTGGGGTGAGGACATCCCGGCCGGGTACGACCTCAGTTCGCTGCGGCTGCTCGGCAGCGTCGGTGAGCCGATCAACCCGGAGGCCTGGATGTGGTACCGGGAACACATCGGCGGGGGCCGGTGTCCGATCGTGGACACCTGGTGGCAGACCGAGACGGGCTCGATCATGATCTCGCCGTTGCCCGGGGTGACCGCCACCAAGCCGGGCAGCGCGATGACCCCGCTGCCCGGGATCAGCGCCGACGTGGTCGACGACCAGGCCGAGTCGGTGCCCGACGGCGGCGGCGGTTACCTGGTGCTACGCGAGCCGTGGCCGTCGATGCTGCGCACCATCTGGGGCGACGACCAGCGGTTCATCGACACCTACTGGTCCCGGTTCGACAAGATGTACTTCGCCGGTGACGGGGCCAAGAAGGACGCCGACGGGCACGTCTGGCTGCTCGGTCGGGTGGACGACGTGATGCTGGTTTCCGGGCACAACATCTCCACCACCGAGGTGGAGTCGGCGCTGGTGTCGCACCCGTCGGTGGCGGAGGCCGCCGTGGTCGGCGCCACCGACCCGACCACCGGTCAGGCCATCGTCGCGTTCACCATCCCGCGCGGCAGCGCGGACATCGCGGGCGAGGCCGGCGAGGCGCTGATCCAGGAGCTGCGCAACCATGTGGCGCGTACGCTCGGGCCGATCGCCAAGCCCCGCCAGATCATGCTGGTGCCGGAGCTGCCGAAGACCCGCTCCGGCAAGATCATGCGCCGGTTGCTGCGGGACGTGGCCGAGAACCGGTCGCTCGGCGACGTGACCACGCTGCAGGACTCCACCGTGATGGAGCTGATCTCCTCCGGCATGCAGGGTGGCAAGTCCGACGACGGCTGA